In one Pseudothermotoga sp. genomic region, the following are encoded:
- a CDS encoding NAD(+) kinase, with the protein MNYKCVIVYKSGRDREAVELYQQVRHRLHVVDVRELSCRPMSEECDFALVVGGDGTVLRAVKCVSVPIVGFKAGRIGFLTPYKIEEAERFLHDLESGRIVAESRWMLKVTANGKEFEAVNDAIFRAKIKPMSEFKVSINGCSDLVFFADGILVSTPTGSTAYNLSLGGAIVIPSCDVVQLMPVAPYYLQNRSIVVPGDRKIHIVSQLESELIVDGVYAETGTEVLVEKSSRSFSLLRPVHYDFFSVLRSKVGYGKGVSEP; encoded by the coding sequence GGAAGGGACAGAGAAGCAGTTGAACTTTACCAGCAAGTGAGACATAGATTGCACGTCGTCGATGTGCGTGAACTTTCTTGTAGGCCAATGAGTGAAGAGTGTGATTTTGCTTTGGTTGTGGGCGGAGATGGTACGGTTTTGAGAGCCGTGAAGTGTGTCTCTGTGCCGATAGTTGGTTTCAAGGCGGGAAGGATCGGTTTTTTGACCCCATACAAGATCGAGGAAGCCGAACGGTTCTTACACGATCTTGAGAGTGGAAGGATCGTTGCCGAAAGCAGATGGATGTTGAAAGTTACGGCGAATGGGAAAGAATTCGAAGCAGTCAACGATGCGATATTTCGTGCGAAGATTAAACCCATGAGTGAATTCAAGGTCTCCATAAATGGTTGCAGTGATCTGGTTTTCTTTGCCGACGGCATCTTGGTATCTACCCCGACGGGATCAACGGCATACAATCTTTCACTCGGCGGTGCCATCGTGATTCCAAGTTGCGACGTTGTTCAACTGATGCCAGTGGCCCCATATTATCTTCAAAATCGGAGCATAGTGGTACCTGGCGATAGAAAGATCCACATAGTGAGTCAGCTTGAATCTGAATTGATCGTCGATGGGGTGTATGCAGAAACTGGTACGGAAGTATTGGTTGAAAAATCGAGTAGGAGCTTTTCACTGCTTAGACCCGTTCATTACGACTTCTTCTCCGTGTTGAGGAGCAAGGTGGGTTACGGAAAGGGCGTGAGTGAACCTTGA